A window of Phragmites australis chromosome 2, lpPhrAust1.1, whole genome shotgun sequence genomic DNA:
taaataaaataatactatgttattaaaatgaaaaaatataatttaaaataaaaaattatagatgtAGGTGTGTCAATCGGCACTTCAATTGACAACTACCCACCAATCGGCAATTGGAGTGCTAATATCCCATTTGGTACCACAGGCGAGAGCCTATCGGCACACCAAAAGCTGATAGAACCTATTGGCACTCCGTGTGCCGATAAGATGGATGGGTAGTCGATAATCGGAGTGCCGAGtgacatacatacatatatgtgtgtatagatacatgtatgtatgtgtatgtatatatattatatatacatatatatatgtgtgtatgcatatatatatatatatatatatatatatatatatataattttaaattttaaattatatcttttcaattttctaataaaataatattgttttaaaaaatcgCCTTGTGCGTATGCGCGTACGGTCACTGCTTTTCCGTGCACACTTGCCGTTAATTTCCAAGCGTACGACAACAGCCAATATATAGACCAGTGCCAACAACTAGCTCAGCAAGTTGAGAAGATGCGAAGATTTTTCTCCTCTGTTCTTTTTGTTGGCCGTTgcgttcttcttcttcttcctgcttCCCTTTTTCTGGATTGAAGAACACGCTAGCGAatggcgccggcgccgtccaCGCGTTCTTCTGTTCAGTCATGACATCCTTGATACATGGTCCATGGTCAATGGTCGTAGGAATGGCATGTGTGCATGCCAAACTGTTGCTAGCACCAGTAGTCCAGCAAGAAAAATTAAGCTTGCACTAATTATATACttcctccgattgcaaatgtaagtcgttttagactGGTATACAAAGATTacgaaagtagatcaaatgaccttgttgccatttatttattctgcattggaaaaaataactcattcgtttgtgagagtggtagcatttattaaacaaaggtAAGAtaggaataaaagagaaaaaatgcatagaagttcaagaatgacttatatttagagaataatcgatgaggctaaaacgacctacatttgcaactaGAGGGAGTATAAGTTTCCCTTTATGTCCTAATAACAAATTGTAAAAGGGTGAGTTGATCATTTGTGAGTTGAACCTTTAATTTATATGCTTTCAGTTTGCTATTTGTGGTTTTAACTTTCCAGATTTTACTTTAAAAAATGCAGCTTCTAGAAAAAGGGGATAATACAAATCCGTccaaaaggagaggaaaaagagCACTCACACACAAAATTGTGACCGTGCATGATTTGTAGAGATGATGGTTGATATTATAAATCCTTTTTCATGAACTAGCTAGAGTAAATGGTTATACATCATATAGTTGATCAAACATCTAACTCGTTGGACACAAAAATCATGAACACGCGAGATGATCATTTCGTTTGGAAGATAAATATATGAACAAACTCAAAAAAAAGTTTTCGGCAATATGGGTAAGTATCAATTTCCACATTTAGTTTGTAACCTTGCCTAGAGCAATCTAACATTTAGTGTGCATTTAATTTTATGGAATGTTTGATCAACTTGGCTATAATCAGTAGGAGCATCCACGTACAGCTCAGAAAAGTTTATTTGTATCATCAAACTCAATTTAATCTAGAATTTACTATGTCCCCTCTTTGAGAGGTGTATGTGCCATTTGCCGAGCGACGACAATCAATTTATTTCATCGTTGTAGAAAATACAACACTTTATGTTACGACAAAAAGACACTGATTTAGCACCCCAACTACGAccgcatgcatgatgcatccgcTTGTCCACAATACCGCTGCCTGACCACCGACGCGGCCTTAAGAAGCCATCAGAAATTCGAAGTAGACTAGGTATATAAGTAACCAAagatgcatatatgcatggctCAAGAGGCATTCAAAGGCAATGGATAACCTACCAAAGATGCAACTTGTGCATGCCTTTCCAAGGAAAAAAGCTTAGACCAGCTTAGCTGGTTTGGCCCGGCACTCCATGGATCGGCCCGACACGCGCGAACAGCACGCAGTTTCAGACTGGCGCCCGTGCCAAGTGGCCAAGTGCCCGACCGGCTCAAGCTTCCTCATCTTCTCTTGAGCCTTGCAAATCGGCATGCAACTTGGACTGAGGACTGCAGCTGGTACCCCTAGTCCCTAGCCCACCTTATTAAAGATATGCATGGTTCAAATAATGCATGATGCCACTTGCACATTTGTATGTTACTTTTCTGGTGATCGTATGCGTTTTAAGTTACAAACAGCTAGGTTCAAAGGATCAGATTCATGGCCTTGCCTCATCCACGTCATCGTGTACACGCATGTCATTTCTGTCGTCGATAGCGTCATGGATATTATCCGTCAATTCATGCATGGATAATCATTATTCGTGCGTTCATGTAACTCATTTTTTTACATGTCGCATGCAGCCAGCAGCCCTAGCCAAGCTTTGCTTGTCAGAGAAAGAAAAACCTGCTGTTCGTGCGTTGGTGGTTTCAAGACTCCATTCCATGCATATGCGGAAGTGCTCCTGTACACGGAATCCATTGCAGAGAATTGCATAAACATAGCTCTAATTGGTTGATTTCCGTTTTGGAATTACCTTCTCCGAGCTGTTGTTTGTCTCGCACACATGTAGTTCGTGCATATgggattttatttaaaaaagatATACATAGTGGCATTTTGGATGTCGACATCAATCGGAGTGCTCAAATCATGAGACCGACGTGGCTCCTTGCTTGCCCGATAGACGATCCTGTGCCACTCTGTTGTTTTTCCCATTCATGTTGGTGAGTCTGACCTCCGCAATTTTATACACCATTATGGGCTATGTCATTGGCGGCTGAACCTATTTTGGCACGTTATCAAATCTGCACGATCgatagagaaagaaaatataaagTTGTGATGTTTTCCACGATACAAGACTTGCACTTGTCTGGTTTTAAACCTAGCTAGCGCTGCTGCCAAAGAAGAAAGTGTGCAGAGGTTTCAATTGACGACCATGCACCATTGATGGGTTCCATGCATCCTTTTTTAAAACAACTAAGCCATTCAGGTGACAAGGATCTCTCTCCGGCAACAACATGGGCAAGTTCATGCATGCACTTGCTGCAAGCTGCCTCTTTCGATTCATGGCTTCATGCATCTCTTTCTTTACCCCGGCCCTGATTGGGATGAGCTAATCAAGAATAATGCTTGCTTTATAGTAAGTATATGCATGGagaatcatatatatatattatctaccAGGATTATACTAAGGTGACCTACGTGGGTTAATAAGGCAGTACGAGTTAATTTCCCGCAGTACCCTCTATCTTTTTTTCGAGGTAGTTAGTCTCCGCCACAGTACGATACATGAACTTGTTATCAGAACAGTGAGATGCTATTCTGACTAACTGGAACGCAGGGCAGCAATACAAAAGCATGCACGCATACCCTGGCTGAAACTttgaaatatatgtatatatatagagaaactTCAGTCATGTCAGCTTTAACATATACAGGTCGaggtacatacacccaggagtacatactagttttcctatatcaGAGGtgtaattactaatgaagtatattgtaattactaatgaagtatatttaaagtgataaagaagtataacacacgtgtaaaagtggtatatcagaggtgggagtacatacacccaggagtacatactagttttcctatataggacacctattctatactcctaggagtatgtactcccacatgcaatataccacctaaacaaacactttatactcttttatcatttttagtatactctaatactaattctaagatacttcaatataagttgtatgaaaaaaaattcaatgttagcctttcatttttgctatatactcttttttatacataaaagaagtatatacgcaaattatgataaaaatcatggaatttcataaaaaaaattcgtgggatttgtattgtagtatcttgtaattactaatgaagtatatttaaagtgataaagaagtataacacacgtgtaaaagtggtatatcagaggtgggagtacatacacccaggagtacatactagttttcctatatatatatatatatatatatatatatatatatatagaaacttACATGAATCGATCCATGCATGTATGGCAAGAACCGGGGTAGCTTTTGCATCACCGCTCAATCGTCAATACTGAACGATGATTCGTCGCTTTTAGCTACTTGTGTTGCTGACATAATCCGCGCGGACTTCGTCAGCGTGCGTGCAGCCCGCGAGCGAGCTCAGCTGGTATTGGTAGTAGGCTAGTAGCAGGCAGCACTATTGCTGAATCACGGGCGCCGATGCACATAGCAGCCACGAACCAACCATTTTTCAGCGGATTTCATTGCTTGCAGCCAGCGCCTTTTCCTAAATATCATGGATTCATGGGCGCACCAACCATTCTTTGCATGCAGGGAGTATTCAGGATTCAGTAAATGCTCTGGTTCATGTGTAATCAACAGCTAATAGAATGGAGTCGCATTGCAGGCTTCGAAACATCCATACTTAAAACATGAAGCATAATGGTACTAGATACAGAGTTTAGTAGAGCTTGTAGATCAGATAAAGAAATGACCCCGGTCGATCCAAAAATATCGGTTGGCTACTGTACACAAAAATCATGATGTAAATCATGATATCTACACTCCCAGGTGAGCTAGATACCTGAAATAAAATGCAAAAGATAAGGACCGAAAAATGCCTAGCCTTACCTATATAGCGATAATAAAATAGATAAATGACAACTGTAAATAATACCAAAGTAAAAGAAACGGAGGGAAGAACAAGAACCATGAGAACAGCTATACAGGCTGCACCACAAGGACTCCACGTCAAGAATTATTATTCCTTAATACACTTGTGGAAAATTCCCAGTATGTGTAAAAATGAAATAAGTTGACAACAGAGGCGCATCGATAGCCCAACATGATAAAGCCACCATAACTAATCATAGTTGGGCTACCAAATGTACAATCCTGTGAATTGAACTTCCAAGCAGAACAATCTAAGTCATAAACAATATACATTTCTGTGGTGCAGCTGTGCATGGGTGAGTATTCGCAGTGTATCAGCCCTCCTCGCCGAACTCCTTCGTGAACCTCTCATGCACCTCAAGGTCCTTTTTGCTCACTGTCGGTCTCTGCCTTGAGAGGACTTTCTCAAAATCTGTCCTTGAGATCGGTGGTGGAAGAATCTACATTCAGGCAATACACCTTATCTTAGTCATTCAACAGAGGCCTCTACAACATAGTGGAGGAAATGGCATCTTTGTTACCTTTGCAGCGAGACCTTTGGATGCAAGCTCCTGCATGGTGATCTGTACGGCACCTGGTTGCTTTGGTCCACAAGGCATCCACATGTCACCGTCCGCCTTAAAGAAGAACATGGCATCCTGTGTCTTGCGCACAGGTTCAAATAAAACATCCTTCACCTGTTGAAAAATGCAAGCATCAGATTCCATTGCATGGGACAGATGATGTGAGGGTTGCAGAAAGTTACTTACACAAACAGCAATATCTGAACCAGAAAACCCATCAGTTCGCCGGGCCAAGCCCTCGAAATCACTTTCAGTTAAGCTGTGCGGTGTATCCCCGAGATGAACCTGGATGAATTAAAAGTTCCAAACTTAAGCAATGACTGACATAGAACTTGACAAATTTACTTAAGTTGCATTGCGCAACTGTTTCTTAAGCACCTTAAACATATGCTGCCTTGCTTTCAAATCAGGTAGCGGAATGTAGATACGTTTGTCAAATCGTCGCCGCACAGCCTGAGGCAATGAAAGTATGCTAAAGAACCAAATAGCGCTTCAGGAGATaatgggagttttttttttgttctgttgTAAAGCTGTAAATGGTGCAAAAGTGTATTTCGTAAGTTTTCTGAAACCTGGTCCAGAGCATATGGCGTATTCGTAGCAGCAAGAACGAGAACTTTATCATCATTATGACCAACACCCTGGGCATTTAgtaaagaaacaaaagattatGTCAGTTTGGCATTAAAAAACATCTAAACAATACGGTACAACATGGAATAAAGTTCTGAGAATAAGAATTAACATTTCCTCAAAGAGAACAGAGAGACAGAATGTTCTGGTGGTTCGCAGTTATGCTTTATTGTTTCATCTAAAAATCTTACCTACATAAGAAGGCTATCAAATCCACTGGTTGATTATGGTGGCCAAATAATATGGTATTAATAACAGCAAACCATGTGGAGCTTCATCAGAAGTGatataccattttttttttttttgagggcgAGGAAATGATATACCATCAGACACACGATTATATATTCTCTGTTAGAAAATTGACATGATGTAGTAATAAGATCTATAAATACTAGGATCCAATCTTGAAACATAATTCCTGTGAGTATCCAGCATTTAAGCAACTAATCATCTGCTTTTGAATCTGGGCAATGTCGAGAGTATCTTATATTCATTGCAAAGTGTAATTTTGCATCTGACTGACAGTTTCTAAATCATTTGCAGCCATAGTTAGCACAAAAGACATTAAATTGGCATCACGATCCCCAAAAGTAGTACAATGTCTGATACCGCTGAGTGTTAGGTACCAGTTATCCACCACTATCCGTTTCAGTACGACCCGATAAGTGTGATAAGGAATCTTGGGATCCAACAAGGCAACAACTAGACCAAAATAACAAACAAGAATATGCcactttcttccttcttttttgcTTTAAGTTCTCCATGTAGCAGTGAAGTGAACAGTAAAAAATTGGATCGCACATAACTCTGGAAACTGGCAGTAAATGTTTAGTTATCGAAATTCTAAAAAACACAGCTCCAGTCATTTGCCAAAAAAGAAAGTTTTAAATACAGCTACAGACTTGGTCAAGTTGATTGAAAACCCGTTCGTCTAATATCACAGCATTTAATATTTCTCCATGTCCAAAATTTTAGCACCATAACCATCCTAAGCAGCACGCATCCAGCTAAGCATGGTAAGTCTGAGAAGTAGAGACAGGAGTGTCTGCATCTGATTCAAAAACAGTTTACAATATTATGATACAAGAACTCACCTGCATTTGCACAAGAAGTTCAGTCTTGATTCTCCTAGAAGCTTCACTTTCATTGCCTTCTCCACGTTGACCACATAAAGAATCAATTTCATCaatgaatataatggaaggGGCATTTTCACGAGCCATTTCGAAAAGATTCGCAACTAGTTTCTCGCTTTCTCCCATCCATTTTGAAACAAGATCTGATGAAGATATGCTGCAGGTAGAGCAACCAAGTGTGAAATAATATTGTAGGAAATCAATATTGCCAACACCCATAGATCAATCAAGTACAAGAAAACAGACAATGCAAATTCAATCAGACTTATCTACATCATATTTGCAAGACATGCGTTGCACTGTGGTATGAACAGACATTAAATTCGCATTGTACGGTAGCCTGTAGCAGCTCCCGATATTCACTCAATTGTTGCAATCTGGCTAGATACTAATTATATGCTAGTTTCTTTTAAACTCGAACTCATTTGCGCAGCACAGCCACTCACTTGGATGTCAGAATTTAATCTTTGGAAGAACACAGTTGATCGAAGTGAATTCAAGTTGTTTgtattaggaatagcaacttgtattcaagcAATAGTGTTGCATTTGAAAGAGGTGACACAAGGTAATAAACTTAGACAAAATCAAATTAATACATCCAAAAACCATCTCTTCAAAGCCATTGTAGAGTGGAGCCTTAGTAACTCCTGTTGAATCAAGCCGTAGAAGTGCAAAGTGGAGCACAATAGTAGAGTCGTGATGATAACAACAAATAATACCCTTAATCAAGAATCGCAACAAAGCAACgatgagtagcaagacaacaaacaAAATTGTCACTAGAGCTACGAAAAGACCAAGATGACACAAGAATGTCctagatcaagaattgcaaacacAAAAATGACAAGTTGTCACTAAAGCTACGGAAAGATCTAGATGGTTGTTGCGTTAATAACGATTGGAAAGAAATCGACTAATTGATGAAGGAATATGTGGACTCGCACGGCATAGACGAACTCAAAGAGAGATTGAAGCATGGATGGACACAACGAAAGACAAAAACTAAAGCTAGAAGCAAATGAAGCTGGCAGCATTAGGCACTGAGGATACCGGCACCCATACCAAAGTTCAACGAACTAGCACCTGACACACCACCAATCCATAGCACAGCCCCTAGCACAACAGCGCAAAAGCTCTTCCTAAAACAGCAGTAGACTCTTTGTGTTGCCTTGTGGAACCTCTTCACGGAGTACCTCCCAGCAGAGTGGGGAAGAAATATGGCATGCTTTGTAGAAGACACAACAAGGTAGTCACTTAGTGAGATGTCATTGATCTGGATGTCCTCTAAGGTCCAGCGGTTGAAGAGTGTGACCTCTTGAACCTGCAACTCCACCACCTCCATTACTGCCGGAGATAGGAGCACCTCGATGGCCGATCTAGCCGATGGCGGCTTGTTCTTCATGAACAGCCCTCCACACCGACGACGAGCACCTCCCACTCAGGCTCCTGGGGCTTCACGCCAACCGCTGACGTGACCTCACACTCGAAATCGTCAGCAACGGTGAATGCCGTGAGCGGCAGATCCATCTCGACATCTTCGGCCACGAGTGGCAGATCCGATAGCCCCTCCGACTTGTCAACCGTgagagaggcggcggcgaaggcgcAACCCGACGAGCGGGGCAGGGCCACCAGCCTGTGAGGCGCCGGGTTGAGGTGGACGGAGCCGTTCGAGGCGAGAGACTGGTTTGGGACAGGACAGGAACAGAGGCGGTGGAAGGCGGGGCCAACTGCGGGCTGAACCGTTGGTGTATGTCATGTTCGTCCATCACCTGCTCGGCCTCGACGCGGACTCGCTAGCCATCATTGTCGTCGTCGACACCTCCTTGTGAGCCAACACGCTCGATCGGATCGATCCAATCCGGTGGGGGAAGAGGCGGATCCAGCGGGGGAGAGGCGGATCCGGCAAGAGGGGAGCTGGATCCAGCCAGGAATCGAGCTGGCGTCGGTGGAGAAGGGTGAAAGCGGCCGACGGGGAGAGAGACGGCTGCGAGATCTAGATCGGGACGAGTTACGGTgtccaaaaaagaaaacatagctctaataccatgttaggaatagcaacttgtattcaatgtAGCCTATAAGGACAATGTATAGAATACATGAGAAAAACCCTAGACTAGGAGATTACCATAAtacccttgactattatacccttaacagTTTGCATGGTCTGGCTAAACAAAACTCTAGTGGTAATCATAAGTTAAAACTCATATTTACAGTATGAATTTGCCATTGGGTTTTGAGCTTGTTTTACAATTTCAaaattgaggggggggggggtcaacgTTCATACTATATAACTCACGAACATCACAATTTGAATGTATCTGTAAAATACTCCCTTTGTTTCAATATATAAGGCTTCCAGTTTTTTCCCCCACtcttttatcaaaatatatggTTCACATACGAATAATACACTTTCTCTCTATTGCTCCCATTTATCTTCCCTTTCTTCTCAATGTTTATTTGTAACCATTCGCAGTAACTATTATCTCTATTATCCAAGGCATTAACACCAGGGATATATGGTCATTTCCCTACATCAT
This region includes:
- the LOC133896138 gene encoding protein SUPPRESSOR OF K(+) TRANSPORT GROWTH DEFECT 1 is translated as MYSNFKEQAIEYVKQAVQEDNAGNYVKAFPLYMNALEYFKTHLKYEKNPKIKEAITAKFTEYLRRAEEIRAVLDEGGAGPGANGGDAAVATRPKTKGKDGDGGGGGDDSEQSKLRAGLNSAIITEKPNVNWNDVAGLESAKQALQEAVILPVKFPQFFTGKRRPWRAFLLYGPPGTGKSYLAKAVATEADSTFFSISSSDLVSKWMGESEKLVANLFEMARENAPSIIFIDEIDSLCGQRGEGNESEASRRIKTELLVQMQGVGHNDDKVLVLAATNTPYALDQAVRRRFDKRIYIPLPDLKARQHMFKVHLGDTPHSLTESDFEGLARRTDGFSGSDIAVCVKDVLFEPVRKTQDAMFFFKADGDMWMPCGPKQPGAVQITMQELASKGLAAKILPPPISRTDFEKVLSRQRPTVSKKDLEVHERFTKEFGEEG